A section of the Streptomyces sp. Je 1-369 genome encodes:
- a CDS encoding ABC transporter permease: MTGFTGFLVKRFLQAIVVLFLVSVIVFVLLHLLPGGPARAILGPKGTPQQIEHFNHQQGYDRSLPMQYAMYVKRLLTGDLGDSFKLNSPVFDLLKQRLPKTLLLTVLSTVLAVVIAVPLGLVQAVRRGKASDYALTGLAFLLYATPVFFLGLIMIILFAQVMPVFPAEAPQGETIGALLGDFTGLVLPVVTMAFGIVAMFSRYMRSAVLDNLTEDYVRTAMAKGQSSRRIMVRHVLRNALIPLATLLGLYLPTLFSGALVVESMFNYPGMGLLFWNAAQGSDFPVLLGVTLVVGVATVVGSLLTDVLYAVLDPRIRSVA; encoded by the coding sequence GTGACCGGCTTCACCGGCTTTCTGGTCAAGCGCTTCCTCCAGGCGATCGTCGTCCTCTTCCTGGTGTCCGTCATCGTCTTCGTGCTCCTGCACCTGCTGCCGGGCGGCCCCGCCCGCGCCATCCTGGGCCCGAAGGGCACGCCGCAGCAGATCGAGCACTTCAACCACCAGCAGGGGTACGACCGTTCACTGCCGATGCAGTACGCGATGTATGTGAAGCGGCTGCTCACGGGTGACCTCGGCGACTCCTTCAAGCTCAACTCGCCCGTCTTCGACCTGCTGAAGCAGCGCCTGCCGAAGACCCTGCTCCTCACGGTCCTCTCCACCGTCCTCGCGGTCGTCATCGCCGTCCCGCTCGGTCTGGTGCAGGCCGTGCGGCGCGGCAAGGCGTCGGACTACGCGCTGACGGGCCTCGCCTTCCTGCTGTACGCGACGCCGGTGTTCTTCCTCGGCCTCATCATGATCATCCTGTTCGCGCAGGTCATGCCCGTCTTCCCGGCGGAGGCACCGCAGGGCGAGACGATCGGCGCGCTCCTCGGCGACTTCACGGGGCTGGTCCTGCCCGTGGTCACCATGGCCTTCGGCATCGTCGCGATGTTCAGCCGCTACATGCGCTCGGCGGTGCTCGACAACCTCACCGAGGACTACGTCCGTACGGCGATGGCCAAGGGCCAGTCGAGCCGCCGGATCATGGTCAGGCACGTTCTGCGCAACGCGCTGATCCCCCTCGCGACGCTCCTCGGCCTCTATCTGCCGACGCTGTTCAGCGGCGCCCTCGTCGTCGAGTCGATGTTCAACTACCCCGGTATGGGGCTGCTGTTCTGGAACGCGGCGCAGGGTTCCGACTTCCCCGTGCTGCTCGGAGTGACGCTCGTCGTCGGTGTCGCCACCGTCGTCGGCTCGCTGCTCACCGACGTCCTGTACGCCGTCCTCGACCCCCGGATACGGAGCGTGGCATGA
- a CDS encoding M81 family metallopeptidase, translated as MTPSASPSPGPRRLRIGIGGIGIESSTFCPHRSTTDDFRQTRGRDLLARYTWTRADSDLAATVEWVPLLHATSLPGGPVEAESYLILKDELVTRIREAGPLDGLVYDIHGAMSVIGLTDAEADLTEAVRAALDSVGTPDGTGRPMISTAMDLHGNVSRRFADPVDLLTAHRLAPHEDAWETRERAARNLVRCLLDGTRPHRAWVQVPVLLPGEKTSTRLEPAKSLYASLAEIEKLPGILDAAMWVGYAWADEPRCQAAIVVTGDDADLAASEAEKLARRYWAARRDFVFVGPTGSAEECVEKAVASDARPFLISDSGDNPTAGGAGDLAYMLARLLDNDDIRSGRVTAVHPGITDPVAVARCFEAGVGAEVTLSVGGKVDANHGGPFDLTGTVVALQRAADQKDRAEGGAYDRGVDMAAVRHGGLTVILVERRKPFHTLADFTGPAEGGLGIDPRTFDLVVVKIGYLEPELHDMAADWLLALTPGGVDQDLPRLGHHRVERPLYPFDEDAYDDAHDGGAPALTPVRLAPLAPSAPCTPVAP; from the coding sequence ATGACCCCCTCCGCGTCCCCGAGCCCCGGCCCCCGCCGCCTGCGCATCGGCATCGGCGGCATCGGCATCGAGTCGTCCACGTTCTGCCCGCACCGCTCCACCACCGACGACTTCCGCCAGACCCGCGGCCGGGACCTCCTCGCCCGCTACACCTGGACGCGGGCCGACTCCGACCTCGCCGCCACCGTGGAGTGGGTGCCCCTGCTGCACGCGACCTCGCTGCCCGGCGGTCCGGTGGAAGCCGAGTCGTACCTGATCCTCAAGGACGAACTCGTCACCCGCATCAGGGAAGCGGGCCCGCTCGACGGCCTGGTCTACGACATTCACGGCGCGATGAGCGTCATCGGCCTCACCGACGCCGAGGCCGACCTCACCGAAGCGGTGCGCGCCGCCCTCGACTCCGTGGGCACCCCGGACGGCACGGGCCGCCCGATGATCTCGACCGCCATGGACCTGCACGGCAACGTCTCGCGCCGCTTCGCCGACCCCGTCGACCTGCTCACCGCCCACCGCCTCGCCCCGCACGAGGACGCGTGGGAGACCCGCGAACGCGCGGCCCGCAACCTCGTGCGCTGCCTCCTCGACGGCACCCGCCCACACCGCGCCTGGGTCCAGGTCCCCGTGCTCCTGCCCGGTGAGAAGACCAGCACCCGCCTGGAGCCCGCCAAGTCCCTCTACGCCTCCCTCGCCGAGATCGAGAAGCTCCCCGGCATCCTCGACGCCGCGATGTGGGTCGGCTACGCCTGGGCCGACGAACCGCGCTGCCAGGCCGCCATCGTCGTCACCGGCGACGACGCCGACCTCGCCGCCTCCGAAGCGGAGAAGCTGGCCCGCCGCTACTGGGCCGCGCGCCGCGACTTCGTCTTCGTCGGCCCGACGGGCTCCGCCGAGGAGTGCGTCGAGAAGGCGGTGGCGTCGGACGCGCGGCCCTTCCTGATCAGCGACTCGGGCGACAACCCGACGGCGGGCGGCGCGGGCGACCTCGCCTACATGCTGGCCAGGCTGCTCGACAACGACGACATCCGCTCGGGACGGGTCACCGCGGTCCACCCCGGCATCACCGACCCGGTGGCCGTCGCACGGTGCTTCGAGGCGGGCGTGGGCGCGGAGGTCACGCTGAGCGTCGGCGGCAAGGTCGACGCGAACCACGGCGGCCCCTTCGACCTCACCGGCACCGTCGTCGCGTTGCAGCGCGCGGCCGACCAGAAGGACCGGGCGGAGGGCGGCGCGTACGACCGCGGCGTCGACATGGCGGCCGTCCGCCACGGCGGCCTCACCGTGATCCTCGTCGAGCGCCGCAAACCGTTCCACACGCTTGCCGACTTCACGGGCCCGGCGGAGGGCGGCCTCGGCATCGACCCCCGTACGTTCGATCTCGTCGTCGTCAAGATCGGCTACCTGGAGCCCGAACTCCACGACATGGCCGCGGACTGGCTCCTCGCGCTCACCCCGGGAGGCGTCGACCAGGACCTGCCGCGGCTCGGCCACCACCGGGTGGAGCGGCCGCTGTATCCGTTCGACGAGGACGCGTATGACGACGCACACGACGGTGGGGCGCCCGCCCTGACCCCGGTCCGGCTCGCCCCGCTCGCCCCGTCGGCCCCGTGCACCCCGGTCGCACCGTAA
- a CDS encoding NADH:flavin oxidoreductase/NADH oxidase produces the protein MSALFEPYTLRSLTIPNRVWMPPMCQYSAAPEGAEAGAPRDWHFAHYAARATGGTGLIIVEATAVSADGRISPYDLGIWNDTQAAAFRRITDFLQSQGTVPAIQLGHAGRKASTDRPWKGGAPVGADEHGWQPVAPSPVPFDERHPVPTELTVERIREIVGQFADAARRSLDAGFEIAEIHGAHGYLVGEFLSPHSNRRTDAYGGSYENRTRFALEVVDAVRAVWPEDKPLFFRISATDWLEEAGWTADDTVRFATDLKEHGVDLLDVSTGGNAAGVRIPVEPGYQVPFAARVKAETELPVAAVGLITDIEQAEKIVANGEADAVLLGRELLRDPSWARRAGRELGAEVHVPEQYHRSV, from the coding sequence GTGAGCGCGCTGTTCGAGCCGTACACCCTGCGATCCCTGACCATCCCGAACCGGGTCTGGATGCCTCCGATGTGCCAGTACTCCGCGGCCCCCGAGGGCGCCGAGGCCGGGGCCCCGCGCGACTGGCACTTCGCGCACTACGCGGCGCGCGCCACCGGCGGCACCGGACTGATCATCGTCGAGGCCACCGCGGTCAGCGCCGACGGCCGCATCAGCCCGTACGACCTGGGCATCTGGAACGACACCCAGGCCGCCGCGTTCCGCCGCATCACGGACTTCCTGCAGAGCCAGGGCACCGTCCCCGCGATCCAGCTCGGCCACGCGGGACGCAAGGCGTCCACCGACCGCCCATGGAAGGGCGGCGCACCGGTGGGCGCAGACGAGCACGGCTGGCAGCCGGTCGCACCCAGCCCGGTCCCCTTCGACGAGCGCCACCCCGTGCCGACCGAGCTCACCGTCGAGCGGATCCGCGAGATCGTGGGACAGTTCGCCGACGCCGCCCGGCGCTCGCTGGACGCCGGCTTCGAGATCGCCGAGATCCACGGCGCCCACGGCTACCTGGTCGGCGAGTTCCTCTCCCCGCACAGCAACAGGCGCACCGACGCGTACGGCGGCTCGTACGAGAACCGCACACGCTTCGCCCTCGAAGTCGTCGACGCCGTACGGGCGGTGTGGCCCGAGGACAAGCCGCTGTTCTTCCGCATCTCCGCCACCGACTGGCTGGAGGAGGCGGGCTGGACCGCGGACGACACGGTCCGTTTCGCCACCGACCTCAAGGAGCACGGCGTCGACCTGCTCGACGTGTCCACGGGCGGCAACGCGGCGGGCGTCCGCATCCCCGTCGAGCCCGGCTACCAAGTCCCCTTCGCCGCACGGGTGAAGGCCGAGACGGAGCTGCCGGTCGCCGCGGTCGGCCTGATCACCGACATCGAGCAGGCCGAGAAGATCGTCGCCAACGGCGAGGCGGACGCCGTACTGCTGGGCCGCGAACTGCTGCGCGACCCCTCGTGGGCGCGGCGCGCGGGGCGTGAACTCGGTGCGGAGGTGCACGTACCCGAGCAGTACCACCGCTCCGTCTGA
- a CDS encoding ROK family transcriptional regulator, with the protein MTGTPLGEPGSGQHIVHLVSSGAAASRADLVRELGLAPSTVSLRVQELVDAGLLTESGEGASRGGRRPRLLRVAAQGGVALAADLGSHHARLGAVGLGGTVTDAVDLPHDITAGPESAVDWLCEQADAHVARQRAEGRTVRAFGVAFPGPVQPGTGRVLSPSRMPGWHRYPLRDVLAERLGIPVTVDNDATMMAVGEHRVARPELEHLVVVKAGRGIGSGVISAGRPHDGANGSAGDISHVRVDAAGDRPCSCGNIGCLETVASGAALIRELALQGVDVSDTSDLLRLVADGDPQATTLVRTAGRHIGTVLSVVVNFFNPQAVALGGVLATAEPLVAAVRGVLYERCLPLATADLEITTTVTGVDAGLLGAGLTALRRNLPTVYGPAPTPAPQEESARA; encoded by the coding sequence ATGACCGGAACACCACTTGGCGAGCCGGGCTCGGGGCAGCACATCGTGCACCTGGTCTCGTCGGGGGCGGCCGCATCACGCGCCGACCTCGTACGCGAACTGGGCCTCGCCCCCTCCACGGTCTCTCTCCGGGTACAGGAACTCGTCGACGCCGGGCTGCTCACCGAGTCAGGCGAAGGCGCGTCGCGCGGCGGCCGCAGGCCCCGGCTCCTGCGGGTGGCCGCACAGGGCGGCGTCGCCCTCGCCGCGGATCTCGGCAGCCACCACGCACGGCTCGGCGCCGTCGGCCTCGGCGGCACCGTCACCGACGCCGTCGACCTGCCGCACGACATCACCGCGGGCCCCGAGTCCGCCGTCGACTGGCTCTGCGAACAGGCCGACGCGCACGTCGCCCGCCAGCGCGCGGAGGGCCGCACGGTACGCGCGTTCGGCGTCGCCTTCCCCGGCCCCGTGCAGCCCGGCACCGGCCGCGTCCTCAGCCCGTCCCGCATGCCCGGCTGGCACCGCTACCCCCTGCGCGACGTGCTCGCCGAACGCCTCGGCATCCCCGTCACCGTCGACAACGACGCGACGATGATGGCCGTCGGCGAACACCGCGTCGCCCGGCCCGAACTGGAGCACCTCGTCGTCGTCAAGGCGGGCCGCGGCATCGGCAGCGGCGTCATCTCCGCGGGCCGCCCGCACGACGGCGCCAACGGAAGCGCGGGCGACATCAGCCACGTCCGCGTCGACGCCGCGGGCGACCGCCCGTGCAGCTGCGGCAACATCGGCTGCCTGGAGACCGTCGCCAGCGGCGCCGCCCTGATCCGCGAACTCGCCCTGCAAGGCGTCGACGTGTCCGACACCAGCGACCTGCTGCGGCTCGTCGCGGACGGCGACCCCCAGGCCACCACCCTCGTCCGCACCGCCGGACGGCACATCGGCACGGTCCTTTCCGTCGTCGTCAACTTCTTCAACCCGCAGGCCGTGGCCCTCGGAGGCGTACTCGCCACCGCGGAACCCCTGGTCGCGGCCGTACGAGGCGTCCTCTACGAACGCTGTCTGCCGCTCGCCACGGCCGACCTGGAGATCACCACGACCGTGACGGGCGTCGACGCGGGCCTGCTCGGCGCGGGCCTCACGGCGCTGCGCCGCAACCTCCCGACCGTTTACGGACCCGCCCCCACCCCCGCACCGCAGGAAGAGAGCGCACGCGCATGA
- a CDS encoding DUF3040 domain-containing protein — MSTGRLPEREQRILDEMETVLRRDRQLTARLWLLRLGPRTRTALANRPHPLTVALFAALSGTLLFIGLTTSSAGMVWAFAGLWSLTLIGFVRLLCRWTDP, encoded by the coding sequence ATGTCGACAGGTCGACTTCCGGAGCGTGAGCAGCGCATCCTCGACGAGATGGAGACGGTCCTGCGCAGGGACCGGCAGCTCACGGCCCGCCTGTGGCTCCTGCGGCTCGGGCCCCGTACGCGCACGGCCCTCGCGAACAGGCCGCACCCGCTCACCGTCGCCCTGTTCGCGGCGCTCTCCGGGACGCTCCTCTTCATCGGCCTCACCACGTCGAGCGCCGGCATGGTCTGGGCCTTCGCCGGGCTGTGGTCACTCACGCTGATCGGATTCGTGCGGCTGCTGTGCCGGTGGACCGATCCGTGA
- a CDS encoding CotH kinase family protein: MDRIIGKGTFQDAFKNQVVAVSALPPGTARRFAERANAAAGPSDAALRTKAEFSALYDLLLAEQTDLSGDGSLVLLDADGQVTAIGRMVDAYLETAVNKAEFFAQDMYQVKVTGWPPGVLTADDVMEAPPGALLSLARSGAPDDVLLATPSFSMVNSGNLTAHAPKRSWKINFEVGASEDRLFGMERINLKAMYNDPSQMREAVAWRLLERAGIPAAQHTYATFSINDRYMGLFSVIEQVDKKFLKDHFGKNSEGNLYKAYCGDVGCATLEHRAGTDGADSGRQYFTAGSREDDRTYRLKTNEDDPLAATYDDLAALVRTVNGVQLPGDERKFTSDAFREAVERILNVPAFLRWAGANVLLGSWDNYFATPSNYYLYNSGRLGDPSGFMSRPYFTFIPWDYDNSSGIDFFSTQWQYTDLLDWPAMSRNYCRITHAPHQVSRLPLFTNLLRHHDFCQYYLDHLEYLLDTEFEPERVAALLGAEGSGRTDGLWQLIAPAAYAEATTPHGQPFTGRQFTNDEVYRAAYRQWELSRGSQFTYGIFHYTRMRYDHARQQLAELRKTYPNGASGASFPGAMEVLPS, encoded by the coding sequence GTGGACAGGATCATCGGTAAGGGAACGTTCCAGGACGCTTTCAAGAACCAGGTCGTCGCGGTCTCCGCGCTGCCGCCGGGCACGGCACGGCGGTTCGCCGAGCGGGCCAACGCGGCAGCGGGTCCGTCCGACGCCGCGCTGCGGACGAAAGCAGAGTTCAGCGCGTTGTACGACCTGCTGCTCGCCGAGCAGACCGACCTCTCGGGAGACGGCAGCCTCGTCCTCCTCGACGCGGACGGGCAGGTCACCGCGATCGGCCGGATGGTGGACGCCTACCTCGAAACGGCCGTGAACAAAGCGGAGTTCTTCGCTCAGGACATGTATCAGGTCAAGGTCACAGGATGGCCGCCCGGCGTCCTGACGGCCGACGACGTCATGGAGGCACCGCCGGGCGCGCTGCTGTCCCTGGCGCGGAGCGGCGCGCCGGACGACGTACTGCTGGCGACGCCGTCGTTCTCGATGGTCAACAGCGGCAACCTGACGGCGCATGCGCCCAAGCGCAGCTGGAAGATCAACTTCGAGGTCGGCGCGAGCGAGGACCGCCTCTTCGGCATGGAGCGGATCAACCTCAAGGCGATGTACAACGACCCGTCGCAGATGCGTGAGGCTGTCGCCTGGCGGCTTCTGGAGCGCGCGGGCATCCCGGCGGCGCAGCACACGTACGCCACGTTCTCGATCAACGACCGCTACATGGGCCTCTTCTCGGTCATCGAGCAGGTCGACAAGAAGTTCCTCAAGGACCACTTCGGCAAGAACTCCGAGGGCAACCTCTACAAGGCGTACTGCGGCGACGTCGGCTGCGCGACCCTGGAGCACCGCGCAGGCACCGACGGCGCCGACAGCGGCCGCCAGTACTTCACCGCGGGCAGCAGGGAGGACGACCGCACCTATCGCCTGAAGACCAACGAGGACGATCCGCTCGCGGCCACCTACGACGACCTCGCCGCTCTCGTCCGTACGGTCAACGGCGTACAACTCCCCGGGGACGAACGCAAATTCACCTCCGACGCCTTCCGCGAGGCGGTCGAGCGGATCCTGAACGTGCCGGCGTTCCTGCGCTGGGCGGGCGCCAACGTCCTCCTGGGCAGCTGGGACAACTACTTCGCGACACCGTCGAACTACTACCTCTACAACTCCGGCAGGCTCGGCGACCCCTCGGGCTTCATGTCCCGCCCGTACTTCACGTTCATCCCCTGGGACTACGACAACAGCTCGGGCATCGACTTCTTCTCGACGCAGTGGCAGTACACGGACCTGCTCGACTGGCCCGCGATGAGCCGAAACTACTGCCGGATCACGCACGCGCCGCACCAGGTGTCCCGCCTGCCGCTCTTCACCAACCTGCTGCGCCACCACGACTTCTGCCAGTACTACCTCGACCACCTCGAGTACCTCCTGGACACGGAGTTCGAACCCGAGCGGGTCGCCGCGCTGCTCGGCGCGGAGGGTTCGGGCCGGACCGACGGACTGTGGCAGCTGATCGCCCCCGCCGCCTACGCCGAAGCCACCACCCCGCACGGACAGCCGTTCACCGGGCGGCAGTTCACCAACGACGAGGTGTACCGAGCGGCGTACCGGCAGTGGGAGCTGAGCCGGGGCTCGCAGTTCACGTACGGGATCTTCCACTACACGCGCATGCGCTACGACCACGCACGCCAACAGCTCGCCGAACTGCGCAAGACCTATCCCAACGGTGCCAGTGGGGCGTCGTTCCCGGGCGCGATGGAGGTACTGCCCTCATGA
- a CDS encoding transporter substrate-binding domain-containing protein, whose product MKRAATLSALVCLLAVTAAAPAAPAAPAAQAAPETASRPDRGIDRGIKGTLLDSVPKNGVLRVCTTGDYAPFTKLDPAEGTYTGVDIDMARDLAGSLDAKPRFVATTWADLTKDVAARRCDIGVGGVSITLPRARQVYFSEPTREDGKTPIVRCADKDKFGAGALTDIDKPGTTVVVNPGGTNEQFTRAHIKKATIKLHPENTTIFQEIIDGRADVMMTDASETLYQSKVHPELCSLHPEKPFTFSEKAYATPRGDDEFQEYVDQFVHMAKHDGTYAKYEGEWMK is encoded by the coding sequence GTGAAGCGTGCTGCCACCCTGTCCGCTCTGGTCTGCCTGCTGGCTGTCACCGCAGCCGCGCCCGCGGCGCCCGCCGCGCCCGCCGCACAAGCCGCGCCGGAAACGGCTTCGCGGCCGGACCGGGGGATCGACCGCGGGATCAAAGGGACACTCCTCGACTCCGTCCCGAAGAACGGCGTACTGAGGGTCTGCACGACCGGCGACTACGCTCCCTTCACGAAGCTGGACCCCGCCGAAGGCACGTACACCGGCGTGGACATCGACATGGCGCGGGACCTGGCCGGAAGCCTCGACGCGAAGCCGAGGTTCGTGGCGACGACCTGGGCCGACCTGACGAAGGACGTGGCGGCGAGGCGCTGCGACATCGGTGTCGGCGGCGTCTCGATCACCCTGCCGCGCGCCCGGCAGGTCTACTTCAGCGAGCCGACGCGCGAGGACGGCAAGACACCCATCGTGCGCTGCGCCGACAAGGACAAGTTCGGCGCGGGCGCCCTGACGGACATCGACAAGCCGGGCACGACCGTGGTCGTCAACCCCGGCGGCACGAACGAGCAGTTCACGCGCGCCCACATCAAGAAGGCGACGATCAAGCTGCATCCGGAGAACACCACGATCTTCCAGGAGATCATCGACGGCCGCGCGGACGTGATGATGACGGACGCGAGCGAGACGCTCTACCAGTCGAAGGTCCACCCCGAACTGTGCTCCCTCCACCCGGAGAAGCCCTTCACGTTCTCCGAGAAGGCGTACGCGACACCGCGCGGCGACGACGAGTTCCAGGAGTACGTCGACCAGTTCGTGCACATGGCGAAGCATGACGGGACGTACGCGAAGTACGAGGGGGAGTGGATGAAGTGA
- a CDS encoding peptide ABC transporter substrate-binding protein translates to MRSFRSAAAALLVLTAALTGCTREGGRIDMGPTGGTPVKGGTATMALPPSATPNWIFPIGAPGYGASYNYGINSLLFTPVYDAVQDEAEGELTTHGPGTLGLEPKYSDGNKTVTVPLREGVEWSDGTPVTARDLEFWFHLVKANKAEWGSYSVGTMPDNVKRFETLDDHTVRLHLTRAYNPDWFTANQLVLLRALPQHAWDAKTDGGRIGDWDRTPAGAKAVFARLTKHAKSLGSYGSDPLWKTVNGPWKLAGWRDSGQVTIVPNEKFTGPESERPHLDKVVFKPFTTADSEYNVLRSGGVDYGYIPPSVMAQKEKFEDKGYRVDPWEGWAATYIVYNFNSTRGGPMMGQLYIRQAMQHLVDQNAMSDVIWQGSATPTLGPVPVTPKSQYLSEKMEKNQYPFSVAKAKALLERHGWRMEDGTARCVRPGTGADECGKGIDEDTPLELTLLSQSGSTETTNMMQELKSSLSKGGIDLTVRQQPLNSVLGNSVPCEAKDPGCDWDMSFFGTAGSWYYPLNPSGEQLFSTGASANFGNYSDKEADRIIRGVQYSPDMKSVHEYGEYLAEQLPVMWMPNPAYQVSVIRNDLRGVSQNPTVTFAPQHWYYVKKKGAAK, encoded by the coding sequence ATGCGCTCATTCAGGTCCGCGGCGGCCGCGCTGCTCGTCCTCACGGCGGCCCTCACCGGCTGCACCCGCGAGGGCGGCCGCATCGACATGGGCCCCACCGGCGGCACCCCCGTCAAGGGAGGCACCGCGACGATGGCCCTGCCGCCGTCGGCGACGCCCAACTGGATCTTCCCGATCGGCGCGCCGGGCTACGGCGCCTCGTACAACTACGGGATCAATTCGCTGCTGTTCACGCCGGTGTACGACGCCGTGCAGGACGAGGCGGAGGGCGAGCTGACCACGCACGGGCCCGGCACGCTGGGCCTGGAGCCGAAGTACAGCGACGGCAACAAGACCGTGACGGTGCCGCTGCGCGAGGGCGTCGAGTGGTCCGACGGTACGCCGGTCACCGCCCGCGACCTGGAATTCTGGTTCCACCTGGTCAAGGCCAACAAGGCGGAGTGGGGCAGCTACTCGGTCGGCACGATGCCCGACAACGTCAAGCGGTTCGAGACGCTCGACGACCACACGGTACGGCTGCACCTCACCCGTGCGTACAACCCGGACTGGTTCACCGCCAACCAGCTGGTCCTGCTGCGGGCGCTGCCCCAGCACGCCTGGGACGCGAAGACCGACGGCGGGAGGATCGGCGACTGGGACCGCACCCCGGCAGGTGCCAAGGCCGTCTTCGCGCGGCTGACGAAGCACGCGAAGAGCCTCGGCTCGTACGGTTCCGATCCGCTCTGGAAGACGGTCAACGGGCCCTGGAAGCTGGCGGGCTGGCGCGACAGCGGACAGGTCACGATCGTGCCGAACGAGAAGTTCACCGGCCCGGAGTCGGAGCGCCCGCACCTGGACAAGGTGGTCTTCAAACCGTTCACGACGGCCGACTCCGAGTACAACGTGCTGCGTTCGGGCGGAGTCGACTACGGCTACATCCCGCCCTCCGTGATGGCGCAGAAGGAGAAGTTCGAGGACAAGGGCTACCGGGTCGACCCGTGGGAGGGCTGGGCGGCGACGTACATCGTCTACAACTTCAACTCCACGCGCGGCGGCCCGATGATGGGCCAGCTGTACATCCGTCAGGCCATGCAGCACCTCGTCGACCAGAACGCGATGAGCGACGTCATCTGGCAGGGCAGCGCCACCCCGACACTCGGCCCGGTGCCGGTCACGCCGAAGAGCCAGTACCTGTCCGAGAAGATGGAGAAGAATCAGTACCCGTTCTCCGTCGCCAAGGCCAAGGCGCTGCTGGAGCGGCACGGTTGGCGCATGGAGGACGGCACGGCGCGCTGCGTACGCCCCGGAACGGGCGCCGACGAATGCGGCAAGGGCATCGACGAGGACACGCCCCTCGAACTCACCCTGCTCTCCCAGTCGGGGTCCACCGAGACGACGAACATGATGCAGGAGCTCAAGTCGTCGCTCTCCAAAGGCGGCATCGACCTGACCGTGCGGCAGCAGCCGCTCAACTCGGTCCTCGGCAACTCCGTTCCGTGCGAGGCGAAGGACCCGGGCTGCGACTGGGACATGTCGTTCTTCGGGACGGCCGGCAGCTGGTACTACCCGCTCAACCCCAGCGGCGAACAGCTCTTCTCGACGGGCGCCTCCGCCAACTTCGGCAACTACAGCGACAAGGAGGCGGACCGCATCATCCGGGGCGTGCAGTACTCCCCCGACATGAAGTCCGTGCACGAGTACGGGGAGTACCTCGCCGAGCAGCTGCCCGTGATGTGGATGCCGAACCCCGCGTACCAGGTCTCGGTGATCCGCAACGACCTGCGCGGCGTCTCGCAGAACCCGACCGTCACCTTCGCGCCCCAGCACTGGTACTACGTCAAGAAGAAGGGGGCCGCGAAGTGA
- a CDS encoding VOC family protein: MTVHKNTVLVLDCSEPERLAEFYAGLLGAEVQLSKDPDYVEVTNDSGVCLAVHRERDYIPPSWPRPEDSQQAHLRIMVARYDMDEAEREAVGLGARPIDTKDNSGPRDTRTYSDPAGHSFTLAAIPE, encoded by the coding sequence ATGACCGTCCACAAGAACACCGTGCTCGTGCTCGACTGCTCCGAGCCCGAACGGCTCGCCGAGTTCTACGCCGGACTGCTGGGCGCCGAGGTGCAGTTGAGCAAGGACCCCGACTACGTAGAGGTCACGAACGACAGCGGGGTCTGCCTGGCCGTGCACCGGGAGCGGGACTACATCCCGCCGAGCTGGCCGCGCCCCGAGGACTCGCAGCAGGCCCATCTGAGGATCATGGTCGCCCGGTACGACATGGACGAGGCGGAACGCGAGGCGGTCGGTCTCGGTGCACGGCCCATCGACACGAAGGACAACAGCGGTCCCCGGGATACCCGGACGTACTCCGATCCGGCAGGGCACTCCTTCACCCTGGCGGCCATCCCCGAGTGA